The Cyclopterus lumpus isolate fCycLum1 chromosome 18, fCycLum1.pri, whole genome shotgun sequence nucleotide sequence GTCACGGGTGAGTTTTGTCACGGTTTGCCCCGTGTGTCTGCTCATCTGTGGGAAAGTCTGGTTAATGTGGGCTCGAGGCAGATTCAGAACAACAAAAGATGATCCGGAAAGtccttaaaatgtgtgtgttgtcgaaGCATGCGGGTACACGGTGGCTCTCTGTTGGTGTGACGTCCAACTACAAATCACACTCTTGATAAGAGATTTACCTTTTGATAAAAGCCAGATTGTTTACAAAGAGTAGCAGTCTTTATCCACCTCTGACGTGGATTAGGTTTCTTTCCTGTTTGTCTAGATCAGAGtttttttgacctttttttttaccaaaataaaatccTGTGACATTTTCCCACGGCACACCTGACGATCTCTCACGGCACACGTCACTGTGGTTCTTGTGAAACGTGACTCCTTTGTGGACTACTTTCAGCTGCGCATTAATACACATTAGGTGCTCTATGGGTAACAAAACTACAGTAATGAGTGAGGATAAtgaaaaaagcaggaaaaaagcagagaaatagcaggaaaaaaagcagagaaatAGCAGGAAAATAGCAGGAAAAAAGCAGAGAAATAGCAGGAAAAAAAGCAGAGATATAGCAGGAAAATAGcaggagaaaagcaggaaaaaaatcaGGGAAATGGCAGAAAAAGCATGAATATAGCAGGGCAATATGATGATCCGGAAAGtccttaaaatgtgtgtgttgtcgaaGCATGCGGGTACACGGTGGCTCTCTGTTGGTGTGACGTCCAACTACAAATCACACTCTTGATAAGAGATTTACCTTTTGATAAAAGCCAGATTGTTTACAAAGAGTAGCAGTCTTTATCCACCTCTGACGTGGATTAGGTTTCTTTCCTGTTTGTCTAGATCAGAGtttttttgacctttttttttaccaaaataaaatccTGTGGCACACCAACAAAAATTATTTGCGACAACTAAATAATATTTCTTTGTGACATTTTCCCACGGCACACCTGACGATCTCTCACGGCACACGTCACTGTGGTTCTTGTGAAACGTGACTCCTttggggactactttcagcTGCGCATTAATACACATTAGGTGCTCTATGGGTAACAAAACTACAGTAATGAGTGAGGATAAtgaaaaaagcaggaaaaaagcagagaaatagcaggaaaaaaaacagaaatagcaGGAAAACAAGCAGAGATACAGCAGGAAAATAGcaggagaaaagcaggaaaaaagcaggaaaaaaatcaGGGAAATAGCAGAAAAAGCAGGAGAAAAGCAGAGAAATAGTAGGAAAATAGCAggaaaaaaagcagagaaatAGCAGGAAAATAGCAGGGGAAAAAGCAAAGAAATAgcagggaaaaaaacagaaatagcaGGAAAACAAGCAGATATAGCAGGAATATAGcaggagaaaagcaggaaaaaagctGGAAAAAAATCTAGGGAAATAGcagaaaaagcaggaaaaagtCAGAGAAATAGCAGGAAAAAAAGCAGATATAGCAGAGAAATAGCAGAGAAATAGcaggagaaaagcaggaaaaaaatcaGGGAAATGGCAGAAAAAGCATGAATATAGCAGGGCAATATGATGATCCGGAAAGtccttaaaatgtgtgtgttgtcgaaGCATGCGGGTACACGGTGGCTCTCTGTTGGTGTGACGTCCAACTACAAATCACACTCTTGATAAGAGATTTACCTTTTGATAAAAGCCAGATTGTTTACAAAGAGTAGCAGTCTTTATCCACCTCTGACGTGGATcagttttttttacctttttttttaccaaaataaaatccTGTGGCACACCAACAAAAATTATTTGCGACAACTAAATAATATTTCTTTGTGACATTTTCCCACGGCATACCTGACGATCTCTCACGGCACACGTCACTGTGGTTCTTGTGAAACGTGACTCCTttggggactactttcagcTGCGCATTAATACACATTAGGTGCTCTATGGGTAACAAAACTACAGTAATGAGTGAGGATAAtgaaaaaagcaggaaaaaaagcaGAGATATAGCAGGAAAATAGCAggaaaaaagcaggaaaaaatcAGGGAAATGGCAGAAAAAATCTGGGAAATGGcagaaaaagcaggaaaaaaacagagaaatagCAGGAAAATAGcaggagaaaagcaggaaaaaagcaggaaaaaagcaGAGATATAGCAGGAAAATAGcaggagaaaagcaggaaaaaaatcaGGGAAATAGCAGAAAAAGCAGAGAAATAGCAGGAAAATAGcaggagaaaagcaggaaaaaagcaggaaaaaaaatcagGGAAATAGcagaaaaagcaggaaaaagtCAGAGAAAtagcaggaaaaaaacagaaatagcaGGAAAATAGCAGATATAGCAGAGAAATAGCAggaaataaaacagagaaataGCAGGAAAATAGcaggagaaaagcaggaaaaaagcaGAGAAATAGCAGGAAAATAGcaggagaaaagcaggaaaaaagcaggaaaaaaatcaGGGAAATAGcagaaaaagcaggaaaaaaacagaaatagcaGGAAAATAGCAGAGATATAGCAGAGAAATAGCAggaaataaaacagagaaataGCAGGAATATAGcaggagaaaagcaggaaaaaaatcTGGGAAATAGCAGAAAAAGCATGAATATAGCAGGGCAATAGCAGATACCGTTGAAAAAAAATCTTCCTCCAGAGATTCACAGAATTCTCATTTATTTCAATCGACACTAAATGCTGAGAAACAATATTTTCCTTCATTTCGAATTAATTGTATTTAGTGtatttatttcacaataaaacacagcagCGTTGTCTTTAATAGTCAGAAGAATCACACTCACACTTTCTTTCTATTTCATTGTCTTCACAGCCGTGAACGAGCCCAACCCTGAGACAACAAAACCGGCACCGATGACAACTCGACCAGTGGCAGAGGGCCGGGGAAGAGTCGGCCTCTACGCCGCACTGGGGCTCGTGGTGGGGCTCGTGGTGGCCGCCGGTATTCGCCATTTATTTAATAACGCTGTAAGGAAACTGGAGCAGCCGGACCGAGGAGGCGTGTCGCGGCGCGCGGATGTGACGTCACTGCTGTCTGCTGCAGAAACCAAGTGATGCCTGACTCACTGGGGCAAAgagtgtattattattgtgtgttgaatattattttacatagATAAACTTAAAATGACTCACACTTTTTTTGGTACACTAAATATAGCAATACCACAGTGAATAGTTAAGGAAGAATGTACCTTTTCTGAATTATGTAATGTATTATTGTGGCATTAATGTGGTATAATGTTGCTCCTGGTGAAtgtgggccttttttttttattccatttttttttactatatataCTGCTGGGTAACTTGTGAATTTAAGTATTAATGTTTGtcgatttatattttgtatttataaccTGAATCGGCAAAGAAGCTAAAGATATTAGATAATTgtaatggagtaaaaagtacattatatGCCCCAGTTGTCGTGTAGCGGAGGTACAAAGTAGCAACAAATGGtgggttatatatttatatagttgtaggaaaaataaagtacatttagtAATAAAGTAGCGAACTATGGAACTATTTAAGTTAAGTATCTTGAAACTACAGGGATTGATTTAATACTGTGTTACAGCAGCTGCTAATAgtttaaaaactaaaagtgTGCCGACTTTGATGCTTGTGAATACCTTTTataatatatctgtatatatgtacttttatactatgtttatttaatgttttttcagtgtttttccgTCAAAGGATCAAAGGTATATTTTGAATATCTACTAAATTTAGACTGGAAATATGTACGTGAGTTGAAgtccaaaacaaacactgtaattcaactatttattcatttcagtgCATTTCAGAGTATAAACCTTTTTTGTATTGAGACATTTTGAAGATGTTGTGTTCCTTGAAGTTAAAAAAGTTATTGAAGTTTTTcaatatgtctttttaaaattaaaataaatactaaaaaaaacatttatttttcaatttctttGGGTGTTGTAgtaaaatgtgaataaagtctgtaaaataacaatgtAAAACTGTGCTAAAAGAAGGGGGAAAGCAGGTGTTATGTGAAGAGTATGTTACCTGAATGTTTCAGCACATTACAATtagaaatattttacatttaagcAGAAAAAAACCCCAATTGATTTACTAATTactgaaaaacaacataaataaaaacacacaagctgtggcatttttaattttatttcgcacaaagtttaaaaaaaaggctttaaattCTTTACTGTAAAGAAGTAACGGAGGactgctgccccctagtggcgaTAGATTGGCACTGCTGCTGGCGCTACTGGCCCACACCAGACTCTCATTGTTCAATCACTTAAAGGCTTAATGACACAGATGTGATTTGGGATTCTCTACGTTTGGTTTTGCAAagtaaaaatttttttttttggcatgcaGAGACGAATAAAGACAAAACCAGTCCAGCTGTCAGTCCCAGTACACAGAAGAGGACGGTCCGCCCTCGACTCTCTGGCTGTGAGGAATCTCTTTTCCCAATTCTTGCGCTTATTTTTTCAGGTTCGGGTCGATCCCTCACTGCTGCTAAGAcaccaaaacaaataaagtttcattcaagtgaagaagaagaagaaataaggTTTTTATTTCTCTTAACAAAGCTGCTGAATTGAAGAGTTCTACTGAATCAACCTACCGGAGACATTGAGCCAACATTCCCCAGAGTTCATCCCATAACTTGTGAGCACGTCACACGTGTACAGACCCGAGTCAGCAGTCCTGAGTCTGGACACGTGAAGTCTGACTCGTCCTTCTCTGAGGACGTCTTCGTCCCACTGGACTCGTCCTGCAAAGTGTTCATCCTGAGACTCTGGGACATGGACTCCTTCATGTAGGTGAAACAGGATGAAGGGCCTGACATGAGTAAACAGTTGACAGAGGACATTCAGGGAGTTGGAGGAGCGTTCAGTGTTGGTGGGGAACTTCCATTCCAGTGTGATGGTGTGGTTCTCCTCTGCCTGATAGGAGCTCTGTGTCACATTCACTACAAAGGATCCtgttgaggagacagagagggagagggaggagccgACGTGAGCCTTTAACCTCCATCTGCATGTTCCTGTGGAGTGTTTCGTGATGCTTCAGAGCTGGAGGGCTTCAACAAGACAGACGTCAACTCACCACAGACACAGGAGGTgaggatgaagagcagcaggatgaagagcagcagcatCCTGCAGGTCATCTTCTCCCTGTGAGAGGAACACATCACATCAAGGTGTTGGAGGTGGACATCTTCAGCCCTCACAATCCTCCTGATGGTGTTTATCATTCTGCTCATGACACACATGATGACACAAAGCCTTGATtctgacacaacaacaacaacaacaaccagctgTGTCAAGGTGCTCCTCCTGAAGACGTTTCATTCATAGCTCAATAAAATAAGTAGAAGCTGCAGTCGTGTGTTTGAAGTCAGCGCTTCAACACTACAGGAAACCGGCAACAAGTGTCGCAAAGGAAACGACAAGAGCTCGATCCCTTCTGCGCATGTGCGGGAACGACTGCAAATGAtagtgaaacttttttttttttaacggctCTGCTCGTGCACGCGGTCCCCGCACACTATGAACATCTATGTACCAACATGCATAACTAATAccactgtgaacacacacacacactctcatgttattgtttttttaaaaagcactttaataaaaaataatacagcAGTTTTTTTAATGGACCAGGTGATATTCTGACTATAATCTTAAATTAATCTCACTTTTTAACTGTTGAATCGTCTCTTTAATGAACAAACCGTGCACGTTATTACCCATAAACATCTTGTCCAATACACGGATCCCCTCGTAATAAATATGTTCAATAATATCCATGACAGCAACATGAAGACGTTCATAACTCACCTCCTTCGTGTTCACTCGTGTAAAACTCTGAAGTCTTCTCCCCATGTAAACGCCCGTGAGTCCTCATGTCCGTTTGGAGCGTTAGAGGAATAATTTAACAGCAACAAATCATCAAATTACCcatgttatgtttatgttgtgGTCTCCACGATTCAAACACAGAGTGGCCACGCCCCCCTCACTTCCAATtggtcgtcttcttcttcttcttcttttttttttttatggcggatggcatccaacaaaaggtgcattaccgccacctactgtatGGACCAGAGTTATCTATCCCTCcacaattaaaagaaattaaaaaaattaaaaataatagtcAAGCTCATTCATACTGaaagataaaatacatttaaatcatgtttttttacactttggGCCGAGATATTAAAACTACGTTGACCTGCTGCAGCGACCTCTGTTATGCATCCTTCTCTTatcagagaccagtccaccgtggacagacccagatccagcagagaccagtccaccgtggacagacccagatccagcagagaccagtccaccgtggacaggcccagatccagcagagaccagtccaccgtggacagacccagatccagcagagaccagtccaccgtggacagacccagatccagcagagaccagtccaccgtggacagacccagatccagcagagaccaatCCACCGTACTCTaggaaaataaaagtacaatatgtacctgcAGGAGAAGTATAGAGCATCATAAAATGGaagtactcaagtaaagtaaaagtacctggatTGTATACTAGTGGCAGACATGTACTTGGTCACTGAGCATACAGTGTAGGAGCAGGACACATACGTGGTGATATgttaaatattgttgttgtttgtgtctctttctatttgtgttgttttgtagtcatttgtgtgtctcttcaTAGTAATGTTAAGTTCAACCgcttcccgcgctttgaaaaatgtcctgagaccagtaatttaaaatataaagtatttaataaaagaataaggatcataagcatatatttctgtcccagccgggcgcgctcacgtgtcgttgggtccacagactataataacgatttatatgaatcCAAAtcagttaaaatagttaactgtctaccgccttcacgtgagaggacaaatgccttacagagttccgtaaggttaagtacaatccatacactgagcataaagcttctccattggttagtatcaggtgTGCATGattatacctcaactacacagcatgatATTTGCCTTTCAGTACaaggaggcggacttctctaagcaataaaccacgatgctacttcccttatctcttccctttcggTCCCTTATTGactatcatatctttcttatgtattaatttaaaacatggactttcctatttacatgtgcaagtatctataaaaaacattacaactctacaataacttaatgtctctttgtatctttttgtcaactgtttgtagttgttttgtatctctatTTGTAGTTTTGCGTTTtcatttgtcttcattgtgtgtctctttgtattcattgtgtctctttgtattcattttgtgtctctttgtattcattgtgtgtctctttgtatttattgtgtctctttgtattcattgtgtgtctctttgtattcattgtgtctctttgtattcattgtgtgtctctttgtcttcattgtgtgtctctttgtattcattgtgtgtctctttgtcttcattgtgtgtctctttgtcttcattgtgtgtctctttgtattcattgtgtgtctctttgtattcattgtgtctctttgtattcattgtgtgtctctttgtcttcattgtgtgtctctttgtcttcattgtgtgtctctttgtcttcattgtgtgtctctttgtattcattgtgtgtctctttgtcttcattgtgtgtctctttgtcttcattgtgtgtctctttgtattcattgtgtgtctctttgtattcattgtgtctctttgtattcattgtgtgtctctttgtcttcattgtgtgtctctttgtattcattgtgtgtctctttgtattcattgtgtctctttgtattcattgtgtgtctctttgtcttcattgtgtgtctctttgtcttcattgtgtgtctctttgtattcattgtgtgtctctttgtcttcattgtgtgtctctttgtattcattgtgtgtctctttgtattcattgtgtctctttgtattcattgtgtgtctctttgtcttcattgtgtgtctctttgtattcattgtgtgtctcttgtgtgtctctttgtattcattgtgtgtctctttgtcttcattgtgtgtctcttgtgtgtctctttgtattcattgtgtgtctctttgtcttcattgtgtgtctctttgtattcattgtgtgtctctttgtattcattgtgtgtctctttgtcttcattgtgtgtctctttgtcttcattgtgtgtctctttgtcttcattgtgtgtctctttgttatAGTTTGTAATAAAAGTCAGATGCCGATCTAAGCTGGAAGGTCCACTGCCTTGAGACGCAGGACATCAAAGAAAAGAGTTTATTTCATTTGGTTTTGAGTATTATGTTAATAACTCTGCAGAGAACAGGAGCTGTTTTGACCTTTGAGCTGGATGGAGGACTCTAGACTCCATCTAGTGGTGAACATGAAGACTGACGTTCCTCCACAGTCCAAaggtcaaacttttttttttttaacggctCTGCTCGTGCACGCGGTCCCCCgtgtctttgtcttcattgtgtgtctctttgtattcattgtgtgtctctttttcttcattgtgtgtctctttgtcttcattgtgtgtctctttgtattcattgtgtgtctctttgtcttcattgtgtgtctctttttcttcattgtgtgtctctttgtcttcattgtgtgtctctttgtattcattgtgtgtctctttttcttcattgtgtgtctctttgtcttcattgtgtgtctctttttcttcattgtgtgtctctttgtattcattgtgtgtctctttgtattcattgtgtgtctctttgtcttcattgtgtgtctctttgtattcattgtgtgtctctttgtcttcattgtgtgtctctttttcttcattgtgtgtctctttgtcttcattgtgtgtctctttgtattcattgtgtgtctctttgtcttcattgtgtgtctctttgtcttcattgtgtgtctctttgtcttcattgtgtgtctctttgtattcattgtgtctctttgtcttcattgtgtgtctctttgtcttcattgtgtgtctctttttcttcattgtgtgtctctttgtcttcattgtgtgtctctttgtattcattgtgtgtctctttgtcttcattgtgtgtctctttttcttcattgtgtgtctctttgtattcattgtgtgtctctttgtcttcattgtgtgtctctttgtcttcattgtgtgtctctttgtattcattgtgtctctttgtcttcattgtgtgtctctttgtattcattgtgtgtctctttgtattcattgtgtgtctctttgtcttcattgtgtgtctctttgtcttcattgtgtgtctctttttcttcattgtgtgtctctttgtattcattgtgtgtctctttgtattcattgtgtgtctctttgtcttcattgtgtgtctctttgtattcattgtgtgtctctttttcttcattgtgtgtctctttgtattcattgtgtgtctctttgtattcattgtgtgtctctttgtcttcattgtgtgtctctttgtattcattgtgtgtctctttgtcttcattgtgtgtctctttttcttcattgtgtgtctctttgtcttcattgtgtgtctctttgtattcattgtgtgtctctttgtattcattgtgtgtctctttgtcttcattgtgtgtctctttgtcttcattgtgtgtctctttgtattcattgtgtctctttgtcttcattgtgtgtctctttgtcttcattgtgtgtctctttttcttcattgtgtgtctctttgtcttcattgtgtgtctctttgtattcattgtgtgtctctttgtcttcattgtgtgtctctttttcttcattgtgtgtctctttgtattcattgtgtgtctctttgtcttcattgtgtgtctctttgtcttcattgtgtgtctctttgtattcattgtgtctctttgtcttcattgtgtgtctctttgtattcattgtgtgtctctttgtattcattgtgtgtctctttgtcttcattgtgtgtctctttgtattcattgtgtgtctctttgttatAGTTTGTAATAAAAGTCAGATGCCGATCTAAGCTGGAAGGTCCACTGCCTTGAGACGCAGGACATCAAAGAAAAGAGTTTATTTCATTTGGTTTTGAGTATTATGTTAATAACTCTGCAGAGAACAGGAGCTGTTTTGACCTTTGAGCTGGATGGAGGACTCTAGACTCCATCTAGTGGTGAACATGAAGACTGACGTTCCTCCACAGTCCAAAGGTCAAATGCTGCAGTTTTTATAAGTGTCATAAGGATACAAAAAATCATGAGTAGGTAAGAAAGCAGAAGGAAACCTGTTTTATTAGTTTGGATGATAATGAACGTGGGAGCGTCTCCTCTCTGAGGAACAGGAatcagagtttaaaaaaaagtagatgCAGCAAATTGTGCAGATGAAAATGATTATATTCTTTCATTGTATCAACACTGAATACTAAAGTGGTTATGGATCAAGAATCGGTGGCCAGGTCAATGGATAATGTATTACATAacttaaattattgttaaaaaaCTGTTCATCAAGCCGATCATTTGATAACTTTCAACCTGTaaacttcttgtttttttgctttaacaAATCTTCACCACTTTCAGTTTGACCTCCATGAACATTAACTACACACAGTctggacacacactctgtgtgtcATATATGTTGTAATAATTGACCCAATTCAATAAACTTCATGGTATGATGACCTCAAAAGCACTGACTTTATTACTTTATCTTGCtgagttcctcctcctcctcgtcctggTTGTACATATCAATCATAAAACACAATGACCAGGTTGTGATTCTTCAAGATAAGACTAAGAAGCTCTTTGTAAGGTGATCTTCGTCCACATTTGTCCCTCCAAGGGGGCGTGTCTCAGTCTGACTCATCATCCTATACCTCGATACCTGGCTGCCTGTCACTCAGAAGGATTCAGACACAGGAACTGGAGGAACtcgtttctttatttctttactcGACTGAAGACGAACGAGGTAATGCATGAATGAATAATGTTGGTGATGTTATCATATAAATCATGCTGAACAGGTTCATATGTAAAGGAATTGATGttgagatagatagatagatagatagtctatatatatatatatatatatatatatatttatatatatatatataaagctgtaatttactgtgcaggagactttagtctgtaaagcctctggtaaaataaagcagttacactgaccccgccgccatctttgtagtccgctccgtttcatacaaatcaacGGTGCgtctttcattgtgtttcaaacgcgttgcgaatttttaCGTTATGTTGTGTGCGTTaataacgcgttaacgtgcccagccctaatatatatatacacacatatgtgtgtgtgctatacAGGTGCAGTTAGCTGAATCTGAATCTAAATAGTATAGCCTCTTATGCGTAATGAGAAGTTATAAAGAGATGTAAACAGATAGTGAAACAGTCAGTAATGTAAAAGTGAGTGACTGCTGCAGAAAGGTGAGGCTTgaggaggctttacaatctgtacacatacctgacctttgacctcacatcggatcaggaagaaCTCCCAAACTATtcaagggaagaacccttcaggagagcaacagaggaggatccctctccccggatggacagaagcaatagatgtcatgtgaccagatgaacagttacagagttacataaacacattacatggatatgacagaatgtatgaataattagtagtaggcaaggaccacgatccagacctccacaatccatgaaacagaaggaggaagagaggaagggggggcatcaccagggccacagaggcaggaggcaggaagcaggaggcaggaggcaggaggcaggaagcaggaagcaggaggcaggggcCCAGCCTCGCGAAGGAGGCGGGACCAATGAGGCCATGTGCTGTGGGTCCTTCCACCCTGAGCCATGTTTCAGAGTTTGAGCTCTCTGGCGCCATCTGGTGACACAAAGGGGTTATTTCACCCGAAATGTTTGACGTCTTCAGTTAACCGAGTTTTGATGTGATGTGTTTGtgactcttctcctccgtctcctctcaCAGGGAGAAGATGACCTGCAGGatgctgctgctcttcatcctgctgctcttcatcctcACCTCCTGTGTCTGTGGTGAGTTGACGTCTGTCTTGTTGAAGCCCTCCAGCTCTGAAGCATCACGAAACACTCCACAGGAACATGCAGATGGAGGTTAAAGGCTCACGTcggctcctccctctccctctctgtctcctcaacaGGATCCTTTGTAGTGAATGTGACACAGAGCTCCTATCAGGCAGAGGAGAACCACATCATCACACTGGAATGGGAGTTCCCCACCAACACTGAACGCTCCTCCAACTCCCTGAATGTCCTCTGTCAACTGTTTACTCTTGTCAGGCCCTTCATCCTGTTTCACCTACATGAAGGAGTCCATGTCCCAAAGTCTCAGGATGAACACTTTGCAGGACGAGTCCAGTGGGACGAAGACGTCCTCAGAGAAGGACGAGTCAGACTTCACATGTCCAGACTCAGGACTGCTGACTCGGGTCTGTACACGTGTGACGTGCTCACAAGTTATGGGATGAACTCTGGGGAATGTTGGCTCAATGTCTCCGGTAGGTTGATTCAGTAGAACTCTTCAATTCAGCAGCTTTGTTCagataaataaaaacctttcttcttcttcttcttcttcacttgaATGAAACTTATTTGTTTTCGTGTCtttgcagagaaaaaaacagagaaatagcaggaaaaaagcagaaaatcaTGGAAATGGCAGAAAAAGCATGAATATATCAGGAAAATAGCAGATACCgttgaaaaaaaatctttctcCAGAGATTCACAGAATTCTCATTTATTTCAATCGACACTAAATGCTGAGAAACAATATTTTCCTTCATTTCGAATTAATTGTATTTAGTGtatttatttcacaataaaacacagcagCGTTGTCTTTAATAGTCAGAAGAATCACACTCACACTTTCTTTCTATTTCATTGT carries:
- the LOC117748112 gene encoding uncharacterized protein LOC117748112 yields the protein MFQSLSSLAPSGDTKGEKMTCRMLLLFILLLFILTSCVCGSFVVNVTQSSYQAEENHIITLEWEFPTNTERSSNSLNVLCQLFTLVRPFILFHLHEGVHVPKSQDEHFAGRVQWDEDVLREGRVRLHMSRLRTADSGLYTCDVLTSYGMNSGECWLNVSAVNEPNPETTKPAPMTTRPVAEGRGRVGLYAALGLVEGLVVGLVVGLVLGLVEGLVVGLLLGLVLGLVVGLVLGLVLGLVEGLVLGLVLGLVLGHVLGLVVGLVVAAGIRHLFNNAVRKPEQPDRGGVSRRVNVTSLLSAAETK
- the LOC117747587 gene encoding uncharacterized protein LOC117747587 isoform X2; amino-acid sequence: MTCRMLLLFILLLFILTSCVCGSFVVNVTQSSYQAEENHTITLEWKFPTNTERSSNSLNVLCQLFTHVRPFILFHLHEGVHVPESQDEHFAGRVQWDEDVLREGRVRLHVSRLRTADSGLYTCDVLTSYGMNSGECWLNVSAVRDRPEPEKISARIGKRDSSQPESRGRTVLFCVLGLTAGLVLSLFVSACQKKKFLLCKTKRRESQITSVSLSL
- the LOC117747587 gene encoding uncharacterized protein LOC117747587 isoform X1 is translated as MTCRMLLLFILLLFILTSCVCGSFVVNVTQSSYQAEENHTITLEWKFPTNTERSSNSLNVLCQLFTHVRPFILFHLHEGVHVPESQDEHFAGRVQWDEDVLREGRVRLHVSRLRTADSGLYTCDVLTSYGMNSGECWLNVSAAVRDRPEPEKISARIGKRDSSQPESRGRTVLFCVLGLTAGLVLSLFVSACQKKKFLLCKTKRRESQITSVSLSL
- the LOC117747587 gene encoding uncharacterized protein LOC117747587 isoform X3 translates to MTCRMLLLFILLLFILTSCVCGSFVVNVTQSSYQAEENHTITLEWKFPTNTERSSNSLNVLCQLFTHVRPFILFHLHEGVHVPESQDEHFAGRVQWDEDVLREGRVRLHVSRLRTADSGLYTCDVLTSYGMNSGECWLNVSGRLIQ